Proteins from a single region of Hordeum vulgare subsp. vulgare chromosome 6H, MorexV3_pseudomolecules_assembly, whole genome shotgun sequence:
- the LOC123402491 gene encoding transcription factor TDR-like has protein sequence MGGGGDYHQQSIIGGAAAHGHGGGGGAAVEAALRPLVGGSHGWDYCIYWRLSPDQRFLEMTGFCCSAEFEAEVAALGEIPATIPLDSSSIGMHAQALLSNQPIWQSSGGAPGPDLLTGYEAASNGGEKTRLLVPVAGGIVELFASRYMAEEQQMAELVMAQCGGGGQAWQETEPQGFAWDAAAAADPGRLYAAASLNLFDGAGGSGSGEPFLAGVQEDGGAGLGWQYAAESSEPPSTVQAQEYQQVHGSGVGRADSGSEGSDMQLGDPDDDGDGETQRGSGKDGGGKRQQCKNLVAERRRRKKLNDRLYKLRSLVPNITKMDRASILGDAIDYIVGLQKQVKDLQDELEDPNPAGGAGGDSKAPDVLLDDHPPPGLDNDEDSPQQQPFPSAGGKRARKEEAGDEEEKEAEDQDMEPQVEVRQVEGKEFFLQVLCSHKSGRFVRIMDEIAALGLQITSINVTSYNKLVLNVFRAVMKDNEAAVPADRVRDSLLEVTREMYGGGGGWSSPLPQPPAPPTSAKLDGMDGQAVPAAAGDHYQLHHQVLGGYHHQHLQYLAMD, from the exons atgggaggaggaggagattatCACCAGCAGAGCATCATCGGCGGTGCGGCTGCTCATGGCcatggagggggaggcggcgccgCCGTGGAGGCTGCTCTCAGGCCGCTCGTCGGCGGCTCCCACGGCTGGGACTACTGCATCTACTGGCGCCTCTCCCCTGACCAGCG GTTCTTGGAGATGACGGGGTTCTGCTGCAGCGCGGAGTTCGAGGCGGAGGTGGCCGCTCTCGGCGAAATCCCCGCCACAATCCCTCTCGACTCCTCCTCCATCGG GATGCACGCTCAGGCGCTGCTGTCGAACCAGCCGATCTGGCAGAGCAGCGGCGGGGCGCCGGGTCCGGATCTCCTCACGGGCTACGAGGCTGCCTCCAATGGCGGCGAGAAGACGCGGCTCCTCGTCCCCGTCGCCGGCGGGATCGTCGAGCTCTTCGCCTCCAGATAT ATGGCGGAGGAGCAGCAGATGGCGGAGCTGGTCATGGCGCAgtgcggcggcggtgggcaggcgtgGCAGGAGACGGAGCCGCAGGGGTTCGCGTgggacgcggcggcggcggcagacccGGGGCGGCTCTACGCGGCGGCGTCGCTCAACCTGTTCGACGGCGCCGGGGGAAGCGGCTCCGGCGAGCCGTTCCTGGCGGGAGTGCAGGAGGACGGCGGGGCGGGCCTGGGGTGGCAGTACGCGGCGGAGAGCAGCGAGCCGCCGTCGACGGTGCAGGCGCAGGAGTATCAGCAGGTGCACGGCTCGGGCGTGGGGAGGGCGGATTCGGGGTCGGAGGGGAGCGACATGCAGCTGGGCGAccccgacgacgacggcgacggcgagaccCAGAGGGGCTCCGGCAAGGACGGCGGCGGGAAGCGGCAGCAGTGCAAGAACCTCGTGGCGGAGCGGAGGCGGCGCAAGAAGCTCAACGACCGCCTCTACAAGCTCCGCTCCCTCGTCCCCAACATCACCAAG ATGGACCGTGCGTCGATCCTCGGGGACGCGATCGACTACATCGTGGGGCTGCAGAAGCAGGTGAAGGACCTGCAGGACGAGCTGGAGGACCCGAACCCGGCGGGGGGCGCCGGCGGCGACAGCAAGGCCCCCGACGTGCTCCTCGACGACCACCCGCCGCCGGGCCTCGACAACGACGAGGACTCGCCGCAGCAGCAGCCGTTCCCGTCCGCCGGCGGCAAGCGGGCCCggaaggaggaggccggcgacgaggaggagaaggaggcggaggaccAGGACATGGAGCCGCAGGTGGAGGTCCGGCAGGTGGAGGGGAAGGAGTTCTTCCTGCAGGTGCTGTGCTCCCACAAGTCGGGGCGCTTCGTCCGCATCATGGACGAGATCGCCGCCCTCGGCCTCCAGATCACCAGCATCAACGTCACCTCCTACAACAAGCTCGTCCTCAACGTCTTCCGCGCCGTC ATGAAGGACAACGAGGCGGCGGTGCCGGCGGACAGGGTGAGGGACTCGCTGCTGGAGGTGACGAGGGAGAtgtacggcggcggcggggggtggTCGTCGCCGCTTCCCCAGCCGCCGGCGCCGCCGACAAGCGCGAAGCTCGATGGCATGGACGGGCAGGCGGTGCCGGCGGCGGCCGGGGACCACTACCAGCTGCACCACCAGGTGCTGGGAGGATATCATCACCAGCATCTGCAGTACCTCGCCATGGACTGA